One genomic region from Spirochaeta lutea encodes:
- a CDS encoding metallophosphoesterase: MKVHKESFLNLQRLYHETSEKALSPKTKYVIFSDLHLGNGGKSDDFKPNSALVIRSLEDYFEQGYTLILNGDIEELQRFSLTDIQQAWPEFYDLLRSFHGEGRLLKLIGNHDSILPGIRDYPFPVYDALRFSWKGNTIFIFHGHQTIRRFQKENEILTFILRHLATPLGIKNYSVSHSSSKRFTTEKRVYQFSSISRVMSVIGHTHRPLFESMSKVDTIRFEIERLCRKYPSVSESKKKNIRGAIEDLKKDLTQIIESEDELATRRSLYNANLVVPCMFNSGTTIGKRGITCLEIESGEIVLKHWFDRGRSKRYLTYETIPAHPLGSSNYYYIEIKRDSLDYIFSRIQLLGGPEMAGNLGNFEDFSDLLSRD, from the coding sequence ATGAAGGTACACAAAGAAAGTTTCTTAAACCTGCAGCGATTGTATCATGAGACTTCCGAGAAGGCTCTCAGCCCCAAGACTAAGTACGTTATCTTTTCGGATCTACACCTGGGGAACGGCGGAAAGTCTGATGATTTCAAGCCGAACTCAGCCCTAGTGATCCGTAGCCTGGAGGACTACTTCGAACAGGGTTACACCCTCATCCTCAACGGCGATATCGAAGAACTTCAGCGCTTTTCACTAACGGATATCCAACAGGCGTGGCCGGAGTTTTACGACCTTCTTCGGAGTTTTCATGGTGAGGGAAGATTACTAAAACTCATCGGAAATCATGACAGTATTCTTCCGGGAATCAGAGATTATCCCTTCCCCGTATATGATGCATTGCGCTTTTCCTGGAAGGGGAATACCATTTTTATCTTTCACGGCCACCAGACCATCCGGCGGTTCCAGAAAGAAAACGAAATTCTTACCTTTATTCTCCGGCACCTGGCAACCCCTCTGGGGATAAAGAATTACTCGGTGAGTCATTCCAGCAGTAAACGGTTTACCACGGAAAAGAGGGTGTACCAGTTTTCCTCTATCAGCCGGGTAATGTCCGTTATCGGCCACACCCACCGACCCCTATTTGAATCCATGTCTAAGGTTGATACCATCCGTTTTGAAATAGAACGATTGTGCCGGAAGTACCCCAGCGTTTCCGAATCCAAAAAAAAGAATATACGGGGCGCGATAGAGGATTTGAAGAAGGATCTCACTCAAATTATTGAAAGCGAGGATGAGCTTGCTACCCGCCGTAGCCTCTACAATGCGAATCTCGTGGTGCCATGCATGTTTAACTCGGGTACCACCATCGGGAAGCGGGGCATTACCTGCTTGGAAATTGAATCGGGTGAGATAGTCTTGAAGCACTGGTTCGACCGTGGACGGAGTAAACGGTACCTGACCTATGAAACGATACCGGCGCACCCCCTGGGATCTAGTAATTATTACTATATCGAAATAAAGAGGGATTCCTTGGACTATATCTTTTCCCGGATCCAACTTCTCGGGGGACCGGAGATGGCGGGAAACCTCGGCAACTTTGAGGATTTTTCAGACTTGCTCTCCCGGGACTAA
- a CDS encoding trans-sulfuration enzyme family protein — MKGFETRAIRTQQDRSQNREHSAPIYMTSSYVFDDAEQARSLFAEETSGPIYSRYSNPNTDEFIEKLCALEGTEDGFATASGMAAMFTSLAAFLSAGDHLVASKSIFGSTHQVITKILPRWGIEYTYVDCSDKQAWKRAIQPNTKMLYCESPSNPGLEILDLEFLGTLARNHSLLFNVDNCFATPYLQNPAEYGAHLVTHSATKFIDGQGRSLGGAVLGSKEHIATVRGFARQTGPAMSPFNAWLLSKSLETLAVRMDRHCQNALETARYLENRPEVSWVSYPGLPSHPGFELAKKQMRLGGGLVAFELAGGLESGRRFLDSLGMISLSANLGDTRTIATHPASTTHSKLKPEERAEVGISDGLVRISLGLESLEDILEDLDQALTRSSS, encoded by the coding sequence ATGAAAGGATTCGAAACCAGGGCCATTCGAACCCAACAGGATCGAAGCCAGAACCGGGAGCACTCCGCGCCCATCTACATGACCTCCAGTTATGTCTTTGACGATGCCGAACAGGCCAGGTCCCTCTTTGCAGAGGAGACCAGCGGTCCAATCTACTCCCGTTACAGCAACCCCAACACCGATGAATTTATTGAGAAACTCTGCGCCTTGGAAGGTACAGAAGACGGGTTTGCCACCGCATCGGGCATGGCGGCAATGTTTACCAGTCTTGCAGCCTTCCTGAGCGCCGGGGACCACCTGGTAGCCAGCAAGTCGATCTTCGGCAGCACCCACCAGGTTATCACCAAGATTCTACCCCGATGGGGAATCGAATACACCTACGTGGACTGCTCAGATAAACAGGCATGGAAACGGGCCATCCAGCCCAATACGAAAATGCTCTACTGCGAGAGTCCCTCGAACCCGGGGCTAGAAATCCTGGACCTCGAATTTCTCGGCACCCTCGCCCGGAACCATTCTCTGCTCTTCAATGTTGATAATTGTTTTGCCACCCCCTACCTGCAGAATCCCGCAGAATACGGGGCCCACCTGGTAACCCACTCTGCTACAAAGTTCATCGACGGTCAGGGCCGCTCCCTGGGGGGCGCAGTCTTGGGCAGCAAGGAACACATCGCTACGGTCCGGGGATTTGCACGGCAAACCGGCCCGGCAATGAGCCCCTTCAACGCATGGCTGCTCAGCAAGAGCCTGGAAACCCTGGCGGTGCGTATGGACCGGCATTGTCAAAATGCCCTGGAAACCGCCCGATACCTTGAAAACCGCCCAGAGGTATCCTGGGTCAGTTACCCGGGGCTGCCCAGCCATCCCGGATTTGAATTAGCAAAAAAACAGATGCGCCTTGGCGGGGGGTTGGTGGCCTTCGAACTAGCCGGAGGGCTCGAATCGGGACGCCGGTTTCTGGACTCCCTCGGGATGATCAGCCTCAGTGCGAACTTGGGAGATACCAGGACCATCGCGACCCATCCCGCCAGCACCACCCATAGTAAGCTGAAACCCGAGGAACGGGCCGAGGTGGGCATCAGCGATGGTCTGGTACGGATAAGCCTCGGTCTCGAGAGCTTGGAGGACATTCTGGAAGACTTGGACCAGGCCCTTACTCGGAGTTCCTCATGA
- a CDS encoding OsmC family protein, whose translation MRVTLNRVNTKVHFRAENEDGNTMDIDGSPAIGGENRGFRPMQALLASLAGCSVMDLVSIIEKQRMTLKDIQIQVDGQRADSTPSVFTAIHLHYILRGQLIPEKVERAVELAVKKYCSVGAMLEHSVTITYDYEIKED comes from the coding sequence ATGAGGGTAACCCTGAACCGTGTGAACACGAAAGTCCATTTCCGTGCCGAAAACGAGGATGGCAATACAATGGATATCGATGGAAGTCCTGCCATCGGAGGAGAGAACCGGGGATTCAGGCCCATGCAGGCGCTGCTGGCCTCCCTGGCTGGATGCAGTGTGATGGACCTGGTATCTATAATAGAAAAACAGCGCATGACCCTGAAGGATATCCAGATCCAGGTGGATGGCCAGCGCGCCGACTCTACGCCTTCGGTGTTCACCGCTATTCATCTGCACTACATCCTAAGGGGACAACTGATTCCCGAAAAGGTTGAACGGGCTGTGGAACTGGCCGTAAAGAAATACTGTTCCGTGGGTGCAATGCTGGAACACTCTGTAACCATCACCTACGACTATGAGATTAAGGAGGATTAG
- a CDS encoding SDR family NAD(P)-dependent oxidoreductase — MRLRNPRRLIAGPWVNPGHERPGRTTPRPGKPAQGNPDQAKPDQAKPPLGCITGATSGIGLGFARELARRGYRLLLCGRRREILETRARELEGEFGTSVALSLGDLTDPAYRRELIRTMEADLPSVLVLNAGFGTGSNFTQVPLEVHNTMLDLHSRVPMEICRALVPGMVARGSGSIIAVSSLASISPMPGNGVYSGSKAFVNQFMRSLGMELWDQPVVVQSLLPGFTYTDFHSRMETWTMERKNRGLIRWQTPDQVAKTSLNAPKHRLQVIPGWSNRLLFNLSRFIPQGIYHPLAARATPDTSQAAHKRP, encoded by the coding sequence ATGAGATTGCGCAATCCAAGACGGTTGATAGCCGGTCCCTGGGTTAATCCGGGACACGAGCGCCCTGGCCGGACCACACCTCGTCCTGGCAAGCCAGCTCAGGGGAACCCAGACCAGGCCAAGCCAGACCAGGCCAAGCCGCCCCTGGGCTGTATCACCGGGGCCACCAGCGGCATCGGCCTGGGGTTTGCCCGGGAACTCGCCCGCCGGGGTTACCGTCTACTACTCTGCGGACGGCGCAGAGAGATTCTGGAAACCCGCGCAAGGGAACTAGAGGGTGAGTTCGGTACCTCGGTGGCCCTTTCTCTAGGCGATCTGACCGACCCAGCCTACCGCCGGGAGTTGATCCGGACCATGGAGGCTGATCTTCCCTCGGTTCTCGTCCTGAACGCCGGGTTTGGAACCGGCAGTAATTTTACCCAGGTGCCCCTGGAGGTGCACAATACCATGCTGGACCTACATAGCCGGGTACCCATGGAGATTTGCCGCGCCCTGGTCCCCGGCATGGTAGCCCGGGGATCGGGCAGTATCATTGCCGTAAGCAGCCTGGCGTCCATAAGTCCGATGCCGGGAAACGGGGTATACAGCGGATCAAAGGCATTTGTAAACCAGTTTATGCGAAGTCTCGGGATGGAACTCTGGGATCAGCCGGTGGTCGTTCAGAGCCTACTACCCGGTTTTACCTACACGGATTTTCATTCACGGATGGAAACCTGGACCATGGAGCGTAAAAACCGGGGATTGATTCGTTGGCAAACCCCCGACCAGGTTGCAAAAACGAGCCTGAACGCCCCGAAACACCGTCTGCAGGTCATCCCCGGATGGTCCAATCGGCTCCTATTTAATCTATCACGGTTTATTCCCCAGGGGATCTACCACCCTTTGGCGGCTAGAGCAACCCCGGATACATCTCAGGCAGCACATAAAAGACCGTAA
- the cysM gene encoding cysteine synthase CysM, whose amino-acid sequence MNIKTIDECIGNTPLVRIQRLYKGLNRFVVKLEGNNPAGSVKDRPALSMITRAEERGQIKPGDTLIEATSGNTGIALAMAAAIKGYSMVLIMPDNMSQERRLAMTAYGAQVILTPRSRGMEGCIDLAREMQAQGRGVILDQFANPDNPLAHFEGTGPEIWRDTDGEITHFLASTGTTGTIMGTGRFLKEQNPDIQIIGVRPDSQGGIPGIRAWPQEYLPKIYDPRGLDRTVEVSRLDAEEMTRQLAVQEGIFAGVSSGGNVWAALQVLRDLDDRGIQDALVATVICDRGDRYLSTGVFREE is encoded by the coding sequence ATGAACATTAAGACTATAGACGAATGCATTGGAAACACACCCCTGGTTCGCATCCAGCGGCTCTATAAAGGGCTCAATAGGTTTGTGGTGAAGCTTGAGGGAAATAATCCGGCAGGTTCCGTGAAGGATCGACCCGCCCTGTCCATGATCACCCGGGCAGAGGAACGGGGACAGATCAAACCCGGCGACACCCTCATCGAAGCAACCAGCGGGAACACCGGAATTGCGCTGGCCATGGCTGCAGCCATCAAGGGGTACAGCATGGTTCTGATTATGCCGGACAATATGAGCCAGGAGCGGCGCCTGGCCATGACAGCCTACGGCGCTCAGGTGATTCTGACCCCCCGGAGCAGGGGGATGGAGGGATGCATCGATCTGGCCCGGGAGATGCAGGCCCAGGGCAGGGGGGTAATCCTGGATCAGTTCGCCAATCCGGATAATCCCCTGGCTCACTTTGAGGGAACCGGGCCGGAAATCTGGCGGGATACTGATGGGGAAATCACCCACTTCCTCGCATCCACAGGCACCACGGGCACTATTATGGGGACCGGAAGATTTCTCAAAGAACAGAATCCAGACATCCAGATTATCGGGGTTCGGCCCGACAGCCAGGGGGGTATTCCGGGCATCCGGGCCTGGCCCCAGGAGTACTTGCCGAAAATCTATGATCCCCGGGGACTGGATCGGACCGTGGAGGTAAGCCGCCTTGATGCCGAGGAGATGACCCGGCAGCTTGCCGTTCAGGAGGGGATCTTCGCCGGGGTATCCAGCGGCGGCAATGTGTGGGCCGCCCTGCAGGTACTCCGCGATCTGGACGACAGGGGGATTCAGGATGCCCTGGTAGCAACGGTGATCTGCGACCGGGGAGACCGGTACCTGAGTACCGGGGTGTTTCGGGAGGAATAA
- a CDS encoding MinD/ParA family ATP-binding protein, protein MKVLQRKTPSPSGGTSKSPGSLVAVGSGKGGVGKSTVSVNIALSAASSGLRVGLLDMDPLSNTGIVLDIPKSRIDALPQGYSSNNLEDYRVVFSRNLHILFPRAKLKEMEVKQLRNLVFQVLWPRLLDDYDVLILDLPAGIHNQENLYLLPYIQELIIVLNPEPTSHVSAGGYMKAALEVNPHVRFRFWHNRFEPHGDPAFNARDVVGNYNRFVPPELQLPAEIPGGITQDAWIPPDQALNLLLTEPDFTLQLLYRCEGALTLLTEQLTPEAGKDCSINALDALPLAFRRLLRYGLIALGSRPGKEELRSYLEDVLGYSSIWEEPRVADALTEYLNLVGSQPGRTGAYQAREVLYRYYDCSAPTQLRGIRQSFEYRLIVLLKELKQSSILGENPLVRNTGGLLLFYYSLLKLLDHPALLRIVRGAVPRRPGPEGAVRDRYSQIRGVLDGNTSFRSRIVEVVKQLFPIAEKQLVRIAESQGLEQFLFTYPTDDRASDGGGYNRQAYAKLVHRVVTDLFHSGLGVVVGLQDSPAAREITRATKLLLEEIGSAGRP, encoded by the coding sequence ATGAAAGTGCTCCAGCGTAAAACACCCTCCCCATCCGGCGGAACGTCAAAATCACCAGGATCTCTGGTGGCTGTCGGATCCGGGAAGGGTGGGGTCGGTAAGTCCACCGTCAGTGTAAATATTGCCCTATCTGCAGCCTCATCCGGACTGCGGGTAGGGCTTTTAGATATGGACCCCCTTTCGAATACTGGTATTGTTCTGGATATCCCGAAGAGCAGGATTGACGCCCTTCCTCAGGGGTATTCTTCCAATAATCTGGAGGATTACCGGGTGGTATTTTCCCGGAATCTTCATATCCTCTTTCCCCGGGCCAAGTTGAAAGAGATGGAGGTGAAGCAGCTGAGAAATTTGGTTTTCCAGGTGCTGTGGCCCCGGTTGCTTGATGACTATGATGTGTTGATTCTTGACCTTCCTGCGGGAATTCATAATCAGGAAAACCTGTACCTGTTGCCCTACATCCAGGAGCTGATTATCGTTCTGAACCCGGAACCCACCAGTCATGTGAGCGCCGGTGGATATATGAAGGCTGCATTGGAGGTGAATCCTCATGTCCGTTTCCGGTTCTGGCATAACCGCTTCGAGCCTCATGGGGATCCAGCGTTTAATGCCCGGGACGTTGTTGGAAACTACAATAGGTTCGTTCCGCCGGAGCTTCAGCTCCCCGCAGAAATACCCGGTGGCATAACCCAGGATGCATGGATCCCTCCGGATCAGGCTCTTAACCTCTTGCTCACCGAACCTGATTTTACCCTGCAATTACTCTACCGATGTGAGGGTGCTCTCACCCTGTTGACTGAACAGCTAACCCCCGAGGCCGGCAAGGATTGTTCCATTAATGCCTTGGATGCCCTGCCCCTTGCCTTTAGAAGGCTTTTACGGTACGGACTCATTGCCCTGGGTTCTCGACCGGGTAAGGAGGAACTTCGATCCTATCTGGAAGATGTCCTTGGCTACAGCAGCATCTGGGAAGAGCCCCGGGTCGCTGATGCTCTGACCGAATATCTGAATCTGGTTGGTTCCCAGCCTGGCAGAACCGGGGCATATCAGGCACGGGAGGTGTTGTATCGGTACTACGATTGTTCGGCGCCCACCCAGCTCCGGGGAATCCGCCAGTCCTTCGAGTACCGGCTGATAGTCCTGTTAAAGGAGCTAAAGCAGTCCTCCATCCTCGGGGAGAATCCCCTGGTACGCAACACCGGAGGGCTTTTGCTCTTTTATTATAGCCTCCTGAAACTACTGGATCATCCCGCATTGCTCAGGATCGTCCGCGGGGCAGTCCCCCGGCGACCCGGACCTGAGGGCGCAGTACGGGACAGGTATTCCCAAATCAGAGGAGTCCTGGATGGGAATACCTCATTCCGGTCCAGAATTGTGGAAGTGGTTAAACAGCTTTTTCCTATAGCAGAAAAACAGCTTGTGCGAATTGCCGAGAGTCAGGGGTTGGAGCAGTTCCTCTTTACCTACCCAACGGATGACCGGGCATCTGATGGCGGGGGATATAACCGCCAGGCCTACGCAAAACTGGTGCACCGTGTTGTGACTGATCTCTTTCACAGCGGATTGGGAGTGGTCGTGGGGCTCCAGGATAGTCCGGCTGCCAGAGAGATTACCCGGGCGACCAAGCTGCTGCTGGAGGAAATAGGCTCGGCCGGACGGCCATAG
- a CDS encoding 2'-5' RNA ligase family protein translates to MKTSRLFFAWEIQMPPGRNIHLISSALSDLTEGQDPLFRPVMPRNYHVTAIFLGNQPDELIPYLSKCLMEFKPQYTEPLLVPVRGIGGMPSLQKPNSFHISLEDPGKRLESQKAALEHRLLTMKPDPALQWSPENRPFRPHLTLGYKRKHTDYAELAEVLTLFGVSWQALVPELRKGLSLAPVPRLFKSTLLPEGPRYQTLA, encoded by the coding sequence ATGAAAACTAGCCGCCTATTTTTTGCCTGGGAGATTCAAATGCCACCGGGTAGGAACATACACCTGATTTCCAGCGCCCTCTCGGACCTCACGGAAGGGCAAGACCCGCTATTTCGCCCCGTAATGCCCCGAAACTACCATGTCACCGCTATTTTTCTGGGGAATCAACCCGATGAACTCATCCCCTACCTGAGCAAATGCCTTATGGAGTTCAAACCCCAATATACCGAACCGCTCCTTGTCCCGGTACGCGGCATCGGCGGTATGCCCAGCCTCCAAAAGCCGAACAGCTTTCACATCAGTCTAGAGGACCCGGGCAAGCGCCTCGAATCCCAGAAGGCAGCCTTGGAACACCGTCTGTTAACCATGAAACCCGACCCGGCACTTCAGTGGTCCCCGGAAAACCGGCCATTCCGTCCCCACCTCACCCTGGGGTATAAACGGAAGCACACCGATTACGCCGAGCTCGCTGAGGTTCTCACCCTTTTCGGAGTGTCCTGGCAGGCTCTGGTGCCTGAACTCCGGAAGGGTCTGAGCCTAGCCCCGGTCCCCCGTCTTTTTAAGAGCACTCTCCTGCCCGAGGGGCCCCGATACCAAACCCTTGCATAA
- a CDS encoding type III pantothenate kinase, with protein sequence MNILCIDIGNSNIALGVYRNNAWNAHWRLSSDSSKTGDEYLAMLWVLMEHQGIDPRGITGSVISSVVPELTEPFRAAIEELTGTQSYLVQPVSNEAMEIAIDNPREIGPDLFANAVAGWEKYNHSCVVVDFGTALTFTAVEARRDTGGFLRPVLRGVSIAPGLRSGVAALGSSTAQLPHVQLRTPPKAIGTNTVQSIQSGIMYGWAGLVEAVVERMCRELPDPGSVTVIATGGLSRIIAPMVTCFSETDPWLTLDGLRILYERR encoded by the coding sequence ATGAATATTCTCTGTATTGACATCGGAAACTCGAATATCGCCCTGGGGGTGTACCGGAACAATGCCTGGAACGCCCATTGGCGGCTCAGTTCGGACAGCTCGAAGACCGGAGATGAATACCTGGCCATGTTGTGGGTACTAATGGAACATCAGGGTATTGATCCCCGGGGTATTACCGGGTCGGTGATAAGTTCGGTGGTTCCTGAGCTGACCGAACCCTTCCGGGCTGCTATCGAGGAACTTACCGGTACCCAGTCCTATCTGGTACAACCTGTTTCCAACGAAGCCATGGAGATTGCCATTGATAATCCCCGGGAAATCGGACCGGATTTATTTGCGAATGCCGTCGCTGGATGGGAGAAGTATAACCATTCCTGCGTGGTGGTTGATTTCGGGACTGCGTTAACCTTCACAGCGGTGGAGGCACGCAGGGATACAGGGGGATTTCTACGGCCGGTTCTCAGAGGGGTGAGTATAGCTCCGGGTCTTCGTTCAGGGGTTGCAGCCCTGGGGAGCAGTACAGCCCAGTTACCCCATGTGCAGCTTAGGACTCCGCCCAAGGCTATTGGAACAAATACGGTTCAGTCGATCCAATCCGGGATTATGTACGGTTGGGCGGGACTGGTAGAAGCAGTGGTGGAACGGATGTGCCGTGAATTGCCGGATCCCGGATCAGTCACAGTGATAGCCACGGGGGGGCTTTCCAGGATTATTGCCCCCATGGTCACGTGTTTTTCTGAAACCGATCCCTGGTTAACCCTGGACGGACTGCGGATACTGTATGAACGACGGTGA
- a CDS encoding GIN domain-containing protein, with product MKFTKYHTMAIVGVLLTLALVAGALLIFPWGSSKSQSSREYVSSAGPVIRDISISPVIDRIEMDFIGDLRVTLGEPPQVRITGNNNPESIRVEENGRGLRISGDTGLFGGNDGFARIEITLPNLSYLSLDGANSTTLTGLTGEELTIVVDGAASITGSGPGYQRISVLSEGAGSIDLSKLPAVDAKVNLDGAGSVVLNMQGGSLSGSLSGLGSIEYLGDVAQQLVTISGLGSVNPRRE from the coding sequence ATGAAATTTACAAAGTACCATACTATGGCGATTGTCGGGGTTTTGTTGACCCTGGCCCTTGTGGCCGGGGCGTTGCTGATTTTTCCATGGGGATCATCCAAGAGTCAGTCCTCCCGGGAGTACGTATCTTCCGCCGGACCGGTTATTCGGGACATCTCGATCTCCCCGGTAATCGACCGGATAGAGATGGATTTTATAGGAGACCTCAGAGTAACCTTGGGTGAGCCCCCCCAGGTTAGGATCACCGGAAACAATAATCCAGAATCTATTAGGGTAGAGGAGAACGGCAGGGGATTGCGTATATCCGGGGATACCGGGTTGTTCGGAGGCAACGACGGATTTGCTCGCATTGAAATCACCCTGCCAAATCTCAGCTACCTTTCCCTGGACGGAGCTAATTCCACCACCCTAACGGGACTCACCGGCGAGGAGTTGACTATTGTGGTAGATGGTGCAGCCAGTATTACCGGCTCAGGGCCGGGATACCAGCGGATTTCAGTGTTGTCCGAGGGTGCCGGTTCCATTGATTTGAGTAAGCTGCCCGCTGTTGACGCCAAGGTTAATCTGGATGGGGCGGGAAGCGTTGTGCTGAATATGCAGGGCGGTTCCCTTTCCGGAAGTCTTTCGGGTTTGGGAAGCATCGAATACCTGGGAGATGTGGCGCAACAGTTGGTAACGATCAGCGGATTGGGATCAGTGAATCCCAGGAGGGAATAA
- a CDS encoding FAD-dependent oxidoreductase → MADVSFAIVGSGIHGVFSALSLIASGEYVREDLAIIDPHPNLLHQWTQAAAATGMHFLRSSSSHSIAPNFHSLRSFARDYWHTQICITEDEYAHIPGAEAEARAAFLMPYNRPSVSLFNAHAKALIDRHSLERSHIRGTLVRLHPASPASPPPWTLLVHDAQGQPRHITADQVILATGISSHPVLPPWHDRLTAQSFHVLAPPRQGIPSRKNRHVTVLGGGLSAGQAAIDALEEGASSVCLMSPHPLEVQRFDFNPCYVGPKCADSFSQATENSTRVTEARRSRYPGTMTREIAKRLEVLAEEKGITLETESIHNAEGSTLYGARKNYPVDLLLYATGYQSGSGGDIINTLAVDLQAPISPGGYPQLSPNLEWQPRLFVIGAAALGRVGPGAPNLIGAHLAARRILPALGIPFAWRTGGRRAFDEN, encoded by the coding sequence ATGGCCGATGTATCCTTTGCCATTGTTGGGAGTGGTATCCACGGGGTGTTCTCGGCTCTCTCCCTCATTGCTTCCGGGGAGTATGTTCGGGAAGACTTGGCCATCATTGATCCACACCCGAACCTGCTTCACCAATGGACCCAGGCGGCAGCCGCTACAGGAATGCACTTTCTCCGTTCCAGCAGCTCCCATTCCATCGCCCCTAATTTTCACAGCCTCAGATCCTTTGCCCGGGACTACTGGCATACCCAGATATGCATCACCGAGGACGAATACGCCCACATTCCGGGAGCCGAGGCAGAAGCCCGCGCCGCCTTCCTGATGCCATACAACAGGCCCTCGGTATCCTTATTCAATGCACACGCGAAGGCGCTCATAGACCGTCACAGCCTTGAACGAAGCCATATCCGAGGTACCCTCGTCCGCCTTCATCCGGCCTCCCCTGCCTCTCCCCCTCCCTGGACCCTTTTGGTCCATGATGCACAGGGGCAACCCAGGCACATCACCGCCGACCAGGTTATTCTGGCCACGGGTATCAGCAGCCATCCAGTCCTTCCTCCCTGGCATGACCGCCTCACGGCGCAATCCTTCCACGTGTTAGCACCTCCGCGCCAGGGGATCCCTTCCCGTAAAAACCGCCATGTCACTGTTTTGGGTGGCGGGCTCAGCGCCGGCCAAGCCGCCATTGATGCCCTTGAGGAAGGCGCCTCCTCGGTTTGCCTCATGAGTCCCCATCCCCTGGAGGTACAGCGCTTCGACTTTAACCCCTGCTATGTGGGTCCCAAATGCGCCGACAGCTTTTCCCAAGCCACGGAAAATAGCACCCGGGTAACAGAGGCCCGGCGCAGCCGCTACCCCGGTACCATGACCAGGGAAATAGCCAAGCGTCTTGAGGTTTTAGCTGAAGAAAAGGGCATAACCCTAGAAACCGAGTCCATTCATAACGCCGAAGGATCAACCCTGTATGGAGCACGTAAAAACTACCCGGTGGATCTGCTGCTTTACGCCACAGGATACCAAAGCGGCAGCGGAGGCGACATTATTAACACCCTCGCCGTGGACTTACAGGCTCCGATATCTCCCGGCGGGTACCCCCAGCTCAGCCCGAACCTTGAATGGCAACCACGGCTCTTTGTTATCGGGGCTGCCGCGTTAGGCCGTGTAGGACCCGGTGCGCCGAATCTCATCGGTGCCCACCTTGCAGCCCGGCGGATCTTACCAGCCCTGGGAATTCCCTTCGCCTGGAGAACAGGGGGAAGGAGAGCTTTTGATGAAAACTAG